In a single window of the Pseudochaenichthys georgianus chromosome 16, fPseGeo1.2, whole genome shotgun sequence genome:
- the rnf41l gene encoding RING finger protein 151 translates to MGYDLERFVGYVNEGLLCCVCRDVLERPLQAPCEHAYCSACISSWLLHHHSCPEDRMPLDVGSLKPLYRYMRNDLNRLQLRCVNAAQGCEVVCSLESLHTHEDECEFAFISCSNTGCPVQVERRGLEAHLSECNFRSRECLNGCGHTLLPIDQSQHNCVAELRTEVEMLRAEMLCKVEEVRREMESRLDSQRRHMVQKESQLKNDVEELKDQLSCVMCDMRALLGAERLRRQELAEAELEKRELLELLRDLQPIRSQQPVDHQTPGWELHTEPMRPQQREASLHASSLSLHSAQSPITGAPPSPLLGEGTRKGGTRSLTLDCIKRKNREVTVI, encoded by the exons ATGGGCTATGATCTGGAGAGGTTTGTAGGCTATGTGAATGAGGGTCtcctgtgctgtgtgtgtcgAGACGTGTTGGAGCGCCCCCTGCAGGCGCCCTGTGAACACGCCTACTGCAGCGCCTGCATCAGCAGCTGGCTGCTCCATCATCACTCCTGCCCCGAGGACAGGATGCCCCTGGATGTGGGCAGTCTCAAACCACTGTACAG ATACATGCGTAATGACCTGAACCGCCTGCAGCTCCGCTGTGTGAATGCAGCTCAGGGCTGTGAGGTGGTCTGCTCCCTGGAGAGCCTGCACACACACGAGGATGAGTGCGAGTTCGCCTTCATTTCCTGctcaaacacag GTTGTCCTGTGCAGGTGGAGAGGCGGGGTCTGGAGGCTCACCTGTCAGAGTGTAACTTCCGCAGCAGGGAGTGTCTCAACGGCTGCGGACACACACTGCTCCCCATCGACCAATCACAGCACAACTGTGTAGCAGAGCTGCGCACAGAGGTGGAGATGCTCAG GGCAGAGATGCTGTGCAAGGTGGAGGAGGTGAGACGAGAGATGGAGTCTCGGTTGGACTCGCAGAGGAGACACATGGTGCAGAAAGAGTCGCAGCTGAAGAACGACGTGGAGGAGCTCAAG GACCAGCTGTCCTGTGTGATGTGTGACATGCGAGCGCTGCTAGGAGCAGAGCGTCTGAGGAGGCAGGAGCTGGCTGAGGCCGAGCTGGAGAAGAGGGAGCTGCTGGAGCTGCTCAGAGACCTGCAGCCAATCAGGAGCCAGCAACCTGTGGACCATCAGACCCCTGGGTGGGAGCTCCACACTGAGCCAATGAGACCCCAGCAGAGGGAGGCTTCTCTACATGCCTCCAGTCTGTCTCTACATTCAGCCCAGAGCCCCATAACAggagcccccccctcccctctgctGGGTGAGGGGACGCGTAAGGGCGGGACCAGGAGCCTGACTCTGGACTGCATCAAGAGGAAGAACCGGGAGGTGACGGTCATCTGA
- the LOC117461583 gene encoding fibrinogen silencer-binding protein, giving the protein MASSSVFLSSMVGKARSSNFTLSEKLDLLKLVRPHIRILEEHTNKHAVIVDKNKCWETVAELYNALGGDRPHRTAQGLRTLYKRLKESAKQEVMQRRHAQPEYRSSISEPTRRIMEMIPHLFQHVPIHEKDQALRRLIYSKHNSPVEHPGSSSSLAGLQDYSAAVPSIPHEVVQLDPEEDVKPPPDLPILSTHSEPGLDGGQEPEAEHDLGSVHDYEASLSPVTSSVNITLSTSPIPLRCDLFPNDLYPHHEPDRFRSLHLAKEEHELVVANHKKVALYLEEKREGLKRKQDLEEELLRAKIKVEKLRAARLRHGLPIPL; this is encoded by the exons ATGGCATCCAGCTCTGTGTTTTTGTCCAGTATGGTGGGTAAAGCTCGCTCGTCCAACTTCACCCTCTCTGAGAAGCTGGACCTGTTGAAGCTGGTCCGTCCTCACATCCGCATCCTGGAGGAACACACCAACAAGCATGCAGTCATCGTGGACAAAAACAAGTGCTGGGAAACTGTTGCCGAGCTATACAACGCTTTGGGAGGAGACAGACCCCATCGCACCGCTCAGGGCCTTAGAACCCTCTACAAGAGGTTGAAGGAGTCAGCCAAGCAGGAAGTGATGCAGCGGAGACACGCCCAGCCAGAGTACAGATCGAGCATCTCTGAGCCTACCAGGAGAATCATGGAGATGATCCCTCACCTGTTTCAGCACGTGCCCATCCATGAGAAGGACCAGGCACTGCGCAG ATTAATATACAGCAAGCACAACTCTCCTGTGGAACATCCTGGCAGCAGCTCCTCTCTGGCTGGACTCCAGGATTACTCAGCAGCTGTCCCAAGTATCCCCCATGAGGTGGTCCAGCTGGACCCTGAAGAGGATGTAAAACCACCGCCAGACCTCCCCATCCTCTCCACACACTCGGAGCCAGGGCTGGATGGAGGCCAGGAGCCGGAGGCAGAGCACGACTTGGGCAGCGTTCACGATTACGAAGCATCCCTCTCCCCCGTCACTTCCTCCGTGAACATCACCCTCTCCACATCGCCGATACCGTTACGTTGCGACCTCTTTCCCAACGACCTCTACCCTCACCACGAACCTGACAGGTTTCGCTCTCTGCACCTCGCCAAAGAGGAGCACGAGTTGGTGGTAGCCAATCACAAGAAGGTTGCCCTGTACCTGGAGGAGAAGAGGGAGGGGCTGAAGAGGAAACAGGATCTGGAGGAGGAACTTCTGAGAGCCAAGATCAAAGTGGAGAAACTAAGAGCTGCTCGACTGAGACACGGACTGCCAATTCCTCTATAG